GGCGGAAATTTCGACAGAGATACGATGAAAAATAGGATTGGGGTCGCGAAAAATGTGGTTGCTGGACCGGTTTCTGAACAAGATCATCACCCAGGGCGTACTCGAAGTCGAGGGCCCGGATGGCGAAGCCTATAGCTATGGCACACCGCATGACGATTATGGCCCGGTAAGGCTGAAAATCGCCGACAAGGCTACGGCCAGCCGGATAGCACGCAATCCGGCACTCGGCGCGGGTGAGGCCTTTATGGATGGCGGCCTGACCATCGAGAATGACGATATCTTTGCACTGCTGGGCCTGATCGCGTTCAATATGCGCTGGGACTATGACAATCCTACCCGGGTCGGGCTGTGGAAATCACAGCGCATCCTGTCGCGCATCCAGCAGGTCAATGACTCGGTGCGCAGCCGCAAGAATGTGGCGCATCATTATGATCTCAACGACCGGCTCTACGACCTGTTCCTCGATGCCGACCGGCAATATAGCTGTGCCTATTTCATCGACACAGGCAACACGCTGGAACAGGCGCAGCAGGACAAGATGGCGCATATCGCTGCCAAGCTGGACCTGAAGCCCGATCATCATGTGCTCGATATCGGCTGTGGCTGGGGCGGATTGTCGCTCTATATTCATAAGGTCTCCGGCGCGCACGTGACCGGCATTACACTCTCGGAAGAGCAGCTGAAGGTCGCGCGCGAACGTGCTGCGGCAGCAGGCGTAGCCGACAGGGTGACATTCGAACTGATCGACTATCGCCATGTCCAGGAGAGTTTTGACCGCATCGTTTCGGTCGGCATGTTCGAGCATGTCGGTCGGCCCAACTTCCAAGCCTATTTCGATAGTATCCGCGACCGGCTGAAGCCTGATGGCGTCGCGCTGGTCCACACCATTGCCCGTGCCGACGGCCCCGGCGTCACTGACCCCTGGACGCAGAAATATATCTTCCCCGGCGGCTATGCCCCGGCGCTGAGCGAGATCATCCCACATGTCGAAAAGGCGTGGCTATGGGCTACCGATATAGAGATTTTGCGGGTCCATTACGGCCATACACTGGTGTACTGGTACAAAAGCTGTGAGGCCAGGCGCGCGGAGATAGAAGAGCTATATGATGAGCGCTTTTACCGCATGTGG
Above is a genomic segment from Pseudomonadota bacterium containing:
- a CDS encoding cyclopropane-fatty-acyl-phospholipid synthase family protein — translated: MWLLDRFLNKIITQGVLEVEGPDGEAYSYGTPHDDYGPVRLKIADKATASRIARNPALGAGEAFMDGGLTIENDDIFALLGLIAFNMRWDYDNPTRVGLWKSQRILSRIQQVNDSVRSRKNVAHHYDLNDRLYDLFLDADRQYSCAYFIDTGNTLEQAQQDKMAHIAAKLDLKPDHHVLDIGCGWGGLSLYIHKVSGAHVTGITLSEEQLKVARERAAAAGVADRVTFELIDYRHVQESFDRIVSVGMFEHVGRPNFQAYFDSIRDRLKPDGVALVHTIARADGPGVTDPWTQKYIFPGGYAPALSEIIPHVEKAWLWATDIEILRVHYGHTLVYWYKSCEARRAEIEELYDERFYRMWMFYLAAAANAFFHDGHMNAQIQLTRRRDVLPLTRDYIAEVEREYRNKTVS